The following coding sequences lie in one Silvibacterium dinghuense genomic window:
- a CDS encoding vWA domain-containing protein yields the protein MKRVRYSKFTGDLASEIDMEDLLKALSDYMLDSGFSNPFQPYQDLEHTLDDLREALRQALLSGELFDEPMQQKIEQLEEEGKLDELIDRLIERMQQENYIRAESAPGSGTITEGSGEVGSAMGGARFEVTDKSLDFLGYRTLRDLLGSLGKSSAGRHDTRHWATGIESSGASRLYEFGDVLNLDTTATLTSAIAREGLTVPLNIAYSDLHVHQCEYQSSCATVVMLDCSHSMILYGEDRFTPAKRVAMAMAHLIRTQYPGDSLSLVLFHDSAEELPVSQLARVKVGPWHTNTREGLRVAQRILKAQRTDMKQIVMITDGKPSALTLEDGRIYKNAFGLDPLVVSETLEEVARCKRSNIMINTFMLTSDPMLVEFVHQVSEMCRGKAYFTTPETLGEYLLMDFMQRKSRTIH from the coding sequence ACATGCTCGACTCCGGCTTTTCCAACCCGTTCCAGCCCTACCAGGATCTGGAGCACACCCTGGATGACCTGCGCGAGGCACTGCGCCAGGCGCTGCTTTCCGGCGAGCTGTTCGATGAGCCGATGCAGCAGAAGATCGAGCAGCTCGAGGAGGAAGGCAAACTCGATGAGCTGATCGATCGCCTGATCGAGCGGATGCAGCAGGAGAACTACATCCGCGCTGAATCCGCGCCCGGCTCCGGCACCATCACCGAAGGCAGCGGCGAGGTAGGCTCGGCCATGGGCGGCGCACGCTTCGAGGTCACCGACAAGAGCCTCGACTTCCTCGGCTACCGGACATTGCGCGACCTGCTCGGGTCGCTGGGGAAATCGAGCGCCGGCCGCCACGATACCCGCCACTGGGCCACTGGCATTGAATCGAGCGGCGCCTCGCGCCTCTACGAGTTCGGCGATGTGCTCAATCTCGACACCACGGCCACGCTCACCTCGGCCATTGCGCGCGAAGGGCTCACGGTGCCGCTGAACATCGCATACAGCGACCTGCACGTCCACCAGTGCGAGTACCAGAGCTCCTGCGCGACGGTGGTCATGCTCGACTGCTCGCACTCGATGATTCTTTACGGCGAGGACCGCTTTACCCCGGCCAAGAGGGTCGCCATGGCTATGGCGCACCTCATCCGCACGCAATACCCCGGCGATTCGCTTTCGTTAGTGCTTTTTCATGATTCCGCCGAAGAGCTGCCCGTCTCGCAGCTGGCGCGCGTCAAGGTCGGCCCGTGGCACACGAACACACGCGAGGGACTGCGGGTGGCGCAGCGCATCCTCAAGGCACAGCGCACGGACATGAAGCAGATTGTGATGATTACCGACGGCAAGCCCTCGGCGCTGACGCTCGAAGACGGCCGCATCTATAAAAATGCCTTCGGACTCGATCCACTGGTGGTCAGCGAAACGCTCGAAGAGGTAGCGCGCTGCAAGCGCTCCAACATCATGATCAACACCTTCATGCTCACCTCCGACCCGATGCTGGTGGAGTTCGTGCACCAGGTTTCGGAAATGTGCCGCGGCAAGGCCTATTTCACCACCCCCGAGACCCTGGGAGAATACCTGCTGATGGACTTTATGCAGAGGAAGTCGCGGACGATTCATTGA
- the hpaR gene encoding homoprotocatechuate degradation operon regulator HpaR: protein MPLSPSKSPSKSPKKSAAPATEKQSGQSTSLRSFDRSLPMMLIRAREAVMHRFRPLLRSHDITEQQWRILRVLAENKHADMLELSVRCNIQPPSLSRTIPLLIERGLVQRTAHRGDQRRVLVSLTARGRTLFRTMSAETVRLYQQIEEDLGSTRLNRLYRALDDVMTLAQPSEGAAAPDSED, encoded by the coding sequence ATGCCCCTGAGCCCGAGCAAGTCCCCGAGCAAGTCTCCCAAGAAGTCCGCCGCCCCCGCCACTGAAAAACAGTCCGGGCAGTCCACCTCTTTACGCTCTTTCGACCGCTCCCTGCCCATGATGCTGATCCGGGCCCGCGAAGCCGTGATGCACCGCTTTCGCCCGCTCCTGCGCAGCCATGACATCACCGAGCAGCAGTGGAGAATCCTTCGCGTGCTGGCCGAAAACAAGCACGCCGACATGCTGGAACTCTCCGTACGCTGCAATATCCAGCCGCCCAGCCTCTCCCGCACCATTCCGCTGCTCATCGAGCGCGGGCTGGTACAGCGTACCGCCCACCGCGGCGACCAGCGCCGGGTACTCGTCTCTCTGACCGCACGCGGCCGGACGCTGTTCCGTACCATGTCCGCCGAGACCGTGCGCCTCTACCAGCAGATCGAAGAAGACCTCGGTTCCACCCGGCTGAATCGGCTTTATCGCGCTCTCGATGACGTGATGACGCTCGCACAGCCCTCCGAAGGCGCGGCGGCCCCCGACAGCGAAGATTAA